In Gracilinanus agilis isolate LMUSP501 unplaced genomic scaffold, AgileGrace unplaced_scaffold17914, whole genome shotgun sequence, a single genomic region encodes these proteins:
- the LOC123254220 gene encoding cytochrome c oxidase subunit 8B, mitochondrial-like, giving the protein MGRPSPSGSSSAWHLEASCDRDSCCFLARCNRHSPGRSDPEGPFLVDGRSPEAGGPPHTMQRLTRASRLLQASLRGSPVLRAHISARPARDPTSSGEQAAALVVTFLTFLGPPAWILAHFDSYKKASG; this is encoded by the exons ATGGGAAGGCCCTCCCCTTCTGGCTCCTCCTCTGCCTGGCATTTGGAAGCGTCCTGTGACAGGGACAGCTGCTGCTTCCTGGCCCGCTGCAACAGGCACAGCCCGGGAAGGTCAGACCCTGAAGGGCCCTTCCTTGTGGACGGACGGAGCCCGGAGGCCGGAGGCCCACCACACACCATGCAAAGGCTGACTCGGGCTTCGAGGCTGCTCCAGGCCTCCCTGAGAGGCTCCCCCGTTCTCCGGGCCCACATCTCGGCCCGGCCGGCCAGGGATCCCACCAGCTCCGGA GAGCAGGCTGCCGCCTTGGTGGTCACCTTCCTCACGTTCCTGGGCCCCCCGGCATGGATCCTGGCGCACTTCGACAGCTACAAGAAGGCCTCCGGCTAG